From the Cryptomeria japonica chromosome 2, Sugi_1.0, whole genome shotgun sequence genome, one window contains:
- the LOC131042090 gene encoding chemocyanin-like: MAVRIAAMAALLVLCACNHYAEATDYTVGDAQQWGFGANYTTWASSKTFLVGDTLVFIYANGAHDVLEVQKSAYDSCATSNPTKQYTDGNTRISLTSSGTRYFICGITGHCSGGMKVAITVSAGTSTTPSTPFPSTKTAPGPTSAGHVSQLKDVLVSLFGSLFMSLILA; this comes from the exons ATGGCAGTTCGGATTGCAGCAATGGCGGCTCTGTTGGTTTTGTGTGCATGTAATCATTATGCAGAGGCCACTGACTACACGGTGGGAGACGCCCAGCAGTGGGGTTTTGGTGCAAACTATACCACCTGGGCTTCCTCAAAAACATTCCTTGTGGGCGACACCTTGG TGTTCATCTATGCAAATGGAGCGCATGATGTGTTGGAGGTGCAGAAGTCGGCTTATGATTCGTGCGCTACAAGTAACCCAACGAAGCAGTACACAGATGGAAACACAAGAATTTCACTGACAAGCAGTGGGACAAGGTATTTCATCTGTGGAATTACAGGCCACTGCAGTGGTGGTATGAAGGTGGCAATCACCGTTTCAGCCGGTACTTCCACCACTCCCTCCACCCCATTTCCCTCAACTAAGACTGCGCCAGGACCTACCAGTGCAGGACACGTGTCACAGTTGAAGGATGTGTTGGTCTCGCTATTTGGCTCTCTTTTTATGTCTCTCATCTTGGCTTAA